In Solanum pennellii chromosome 3, SPENNV200, a single window of DNA contains:
- the LOC107012195 gene encoding molybdenum cofactor sulfurase-like: MEAEKVSGIIHGCCPNPLLILLEPQNQQPLPKPKSTTAACRHTFAATTTSSFFPNTHFTNHESLPSYQESFAHFLKAYPKYSESRQVDKIRNQEYYHLSVSNHVCLDYIGIGLFSYSQVQSQVVPVTSSSSSSPSCHECSSEYPFFDISCKSVDLKYELLHGGDGSPLESCMKKKIMNFLNMSTNEYSMVFTANRSSAFKLIAESYPFKTNRKLLTVYDHESEALESMVNTSEKRGANIMSAEFKWPRLRINSAKLRKLITRKKKQKKSRGLFVFPLQSRVTGGSYSYQWMSLAQENGWHVLLDACALGPKDMDSFGLSLIHPDFLICSFYKVFGENPTGFGCLLVKKSVVSMLEGSVSTGIVSLVPPTQVLDSSGSGDKTNFVTKLDELHICRSNSAEKDKIKEESDESISTLGKVEEKGIECRCLDHVDSLGLIQIGNRRRYLVNWLISALLKLEHPNRLDHFPLVKIYGPKIKFDRGTAMAFNLFDWKGERVEPILIQKLADRNNISLSHGFLAHLWFPDKYEEEKQRTIQGKKCDAENKRCEFGISVVTIALSFLANFEDVYRLWTFIAQFLDADFVEKERWRYSSLYQKTIEV, encoded by the coding sequence ATGGAAGCTGAGAAAGTATCAGGCATTATTCATGGTTGTTGCCCCAATCCTCTCCTTATACTTCTTGAGCCTCAAAACCAACAGCCTCTTCCTAAGCCCAAAAGCACAACTGCAGCTTGCAGGCACACCTTTGCAGCCACAACAACTTCCTCTTTTTTCCCAAACACTCATTTTACTAACCATGAATCCCTTCCTTCCTATCAAGAATCATTTGCTCACTTCCTCAAAGCTTATCCTAAGTATTCCGAATCTCGCCAAGTCGACAAGATTCGGAATCAAGAATATTATCATCTCTCAGTTTCTAACCATGTGTGCCTGGATTACATTGGCATTGGTCTCTTCTCATACTCACAGGTTCAATCACAGGTTGTCCCGGTCacatcctcttcttcttcttcgccGTCATGTCATGAATGTAGTAGTGAGTATCCTTTCTTTGACATATCTTGCAAGTCTGTGGATCTGAAATACGAGCTATTACATGGCGGAGATGGATCACCATTGGAATCCTGTATGAAGAAAAAGATCATGAATTTTCTTAACATGTCTACAAATGAATATTCCATGGTGTTTACTGCTAATAGATCATCAGCTTTCAAGCTTATAGCCGAATCTTACCCTTTCAAAACTAATCGCAAGCTTCTTACAGTTTATGATCACGAGAGTGAAGCATTGGAGAGTATGGTCAATACATCAGAGAAAAGAGGGGCTAATATAATGTCAGCAGAATTTAAATGGCCACGGCTACGAATTAACTCCGCGAAGCTCAGGAAACTGATTACAAGGaagaaaaagcaaaagaaatCCAGGGGACTGTTTGTGTTCCCCCTTCAGTCAAGAGTGACCGGAGGGAGTTATTCTTATCAGTGGATGAGTTTGGCTCAGGAAAATGGTTGGCATGTTTTGCTTGATGCATGTGCATTGGGACCAAAGGACATGGATAGCTTTGGACTCTCCTTAATCCATCCTGACTTCCTTATTTGCTCTTTCTATAAGGTTTTTGGTGAAAATCCTACAGGGTTTGGATGCCTCCTTGTCAAGAAATCAGTTGTGTCGATGTTGGAAGGTTCGGTTAGTACAGGCATTGTAAGTCTTGTTCCACCAACACAAGTATTAGATTCATCTGGGAGTGGAGATAAAACCAACTTTGTTACGAAACTGGATGAGCTACATATATGTAGGTCTAATTCAGCTGAAAAGGATAAGATCAAAGAGGAATCAGACGAATCGATTAGTACACTAGGCAAGGTGGAAGAAAAAGGGATTGAATGCAGATGCTTGGATCATGTGGATTCGCTCGGACTGATTCAAATTGGTAACAGAAGAAGgtacctagtgaattggcttatTAGTGCACTCCTGAAACTTGAGCATCCAAACAGACTGGACCATTTTCCTCTGGTCAAAATCTATGGACCAAAGATCAAATTTGACAGGGGAACTGCTATGGCGTTCAATCTGTTCGACTGGAAAGGAGAAAGGGTGGAACCAATTCTCATACAGAAGCTTGCTGATAGAAACAACATATCGCTCAGCCATGGGTTTCTGGCACATTTGTGGTTTCCAGACAAGTACGAGGAAGAGAAGCAGAGGACTATACAAGGAAAAAAGTGTGATGCAGAGAACAAAAGATGTGAATTTGGGATATCAGTAGTCACCATTGCCCTTAGCTTTCTGGCAAACTTTGAAGATGTTTATCGGCTTTGGACATTCATAGCTCAGTTTCTTGATGCAGACTTTGTGGAGAAAGAACGGTGGAGATACAGCTCCCTGTATCAGAAAACCATTGAAGTTTAA